The following proteins come from a genomic window of Corallococcus sp. NCRR:
- a CDS encoding glutathione S-transferase N-terminal domain-containing protein — protein sequence MQLYYSPLSCSAATRVCLYEAGTQATFIEVDSKAKRTLDGRDYLEVNPLGLVPALRTDDGDVLTENAAILQYLAGALPQAELAPTDHRGRVRLQQWLSFIGTELHKATFTPLLDASSPEGAKAYALGKGATRLAYLEKHLTGREFLLERFSVADAYLMTVLNWCAATPIDLKTWPAISAYFARLQKRPSVAKAFSEERALYVAQLEKRKTSP from the coding sequence ATGCAGCTCTACTACTCTCCCCTGTCTTGTTCGGCCGCGACCCGCGTCTGCCTGTACGAGGCGGGCACGCAGGCGACGTTCATCGAAGTCGACTCGAAGGCGAAGCGCACGCTCGATGGGCGCGACTACCTGGAGGTGAATCCGCTCGGGCTCGTCCCCGCGCTGCGCACCGACGACGGAGACGTGCTCACGGAGAACGCCGCCATCCTGCAATACCTGGCCGGGGCGCTGCCCCAGGCGGAGCTCGCGCCGACCGACCACCGGGGGCGCGTGCGGCTCCAGCAGTGGCTGTCCTTCATCGGGACCGAGCTGCACAAGGCGACCTTCACCCCGCTCCTCGACGCATCGTCGCCCGAGGGCGCCAAGGCTTATGCCCTGGGGAAGGGGGCCACCCGGCTCGCCTACCTGGAGAAGCACCTCACCGGACGCGAGTTCCTGCTGGAGCGCTTCAGCGTCGCGGACGCGTACCTGATGACGGTGCTCAACTGGTGCGCGGCGACGCCCATCGACCTGAAGACGTGGCCCGCGATCAGCGCCTACTTCGCGCGCCTGCAGAAGCGGCCCAGCGTCGCGAAGGCCTTCTCCGAGGAGCGGGCGCTTTATGTGGCCCAGCTCGAGAAGCGCAAGACGAGCCCGTGA
- a CDS encoding endonuclease/exonuclease/phosphatase family protein, giving the protein MASYSDAEGPRYSGDYRPVQPVAVEVPSSVTVVTYNLAFAEQVSEAVASLSNPPLSSADVIAMQEMDAPAVERIARELGLSYVYYPASVAKDGDDFGNAVLSRWPITADQKINLPHDDPYHQQHRIGVAATVDIRGTPFQVVSVHGATPIVGLGARLDQAETVIHAVEGAAPSQVIAGDFNTSDPGSLTQTVKLFSQWGFQWASEGVGDTVDSVIGGLPLDSVFARGLTPVDRGVDTRPSGSDHQPVWVRFAWPQ; this is encoded by the coding sequence ATGGCGAGCTATTCCGACGCGGAGGGGCCTCGCTATAGCGGGGACTACCGGCCCGTGCAGCCGGTGGCCGTGGAGGTTCCCTCCTCGGTCACCGTGGTGACGTACAACCTCGCGTTCGCCGAGCAGGTCTCCGAGGCGGTGGCGTCCCTGTCGAACCCTCCTCTCTCCAGCGCGGACGTCATCGCGATGCAGGAGATGGATGCTCCCGCCGTGGAGCGGATCGCCCGGGAGCTGGGGCTGTCCTACGTCTACTACCCCGCCTCCGTGGCCAAGGACGGGGATGACTTCGGCAACGCCGTGCTGAGCCGGTGGCCCATCACCGCGGACCAGAAGATCAACCTCCCCCACGACGACCCGTATCACCAGCAGCACCGCATCGGGGTGGCCGCGACGGTGGACATCCGGGGCACGCCCTTCCAGGTGGTCTCCGTGCACGGCGCGACCCCCATCGTGGGGCTGGGCGCGCGGCTGGATCAGGCGGAGACCGTCATCCACGCGGTCGAAGGCGCGGCGCCGTCGCAGGTCATCGCCGGCGACTTCAACACCTCCGACCCGGGGAGCCTGACGCAGACCGTGAAGCTGTTCTCGCAGTGGGGCTTCCAGTGGGCCTCCGAAGGGGTGGGGGACACGGTGGACTCCGTCATCGGCGGCCTGCCGCTCGACTCCGTCTTCGCCCGGGGGCTCACCCCCGTGGATCGCGGCGTGGACACGCGCCCCTCCGGCAGTGATCACCAGCCGGTCTGGGTGCGCTTCGCATGGCCGCAGTGA
- a CDS encoding PQQ-dependent sugar dehydrogenase codes for MSLPRRWPDPFAICLCFGLGWVLLAGARAPEPAARVLPGGFTSELVVGGLHYPTTFAHLPDGRILVAEKAGVVRLIKDGVLVPTPFLDLSARVNSHHDRGMLGLAVDPDFARNGYFYLLYTYDDDATDDDGPKTSRLARYTAVGDTASPDSESVLLGTAWAGSCKDLPPGSDCIPADSASHSVGNIRFAPDGTLFVSLGDGSSFDAVDDDALRAQDLDSLAGKLLRVSRTGEGLASNPFWNGNGQANRSKVWALGLRNPYRFNLRPGTATPYVGDVGWNEHEEINVATPGANFGWPCYEGPGRQRGYEPKATCQALYAKGPGAVRPPLYSWTHAEGQTVTGGAFIQDPAFPEQWRGAYFFADYVQQWVRVLRVDANEQLVPGSVATFATEAGGVVDLSSGPGSQLYFVDILAGELRRIRYPGTNTPPVAVASATPREGGPPLRVFFSSAGSHDTDGDALQYVWDFGDGESVSGVANPEHLYELAGLHVARLTVSDGHGGSSTASVSISVGNLAPVVSIHAPPETYRFKVGDVVSFAGSASDAEDGAIPADRMAWTLTLVHCTPGACHSHPYDEGQGPSGSFTIPDHGDDVRFALTLTATDSAGLTGSRSVTLLPLKVQVTLETSPPGLEVVFDGTASPSPLVRSVIAGSSHALFAPSPQGTYGFAGWSDGGAAEHTLHVGTEDVGVTAFFEPVAPVECPAGQYRAEYFTNRELAGVPVRVRCEGAPLTKYWGTGSPLPGVGPDDFSVRWTGRFYFATGLYFFMAQADDGIRVFVDGSRIINGWRDQSSTSYIQARWMRAGEHSVVVEYYEHDGDAVAGLRWFR; via the coding sequence ATGTCCTTGCCGCGCCGCTGGCCGGATCCATTCGCCATCTGTCTTTGTTTCGGGCTGGGCTGGGTGTTGCTCGCGGGGGCCCGGGCTCCGGAGCCCGCGGCGCGGGTCCTTCCGGGGGGCTTCACGTCCGAGCTCGTCGTGGGCGGCCTGCACTACCCCACGACGTTCGCGCACCTGCCGGATGGGCGCATCCTCGTCGCGGAGAAGGCGGGGGTGGTCCGGCTGATCAAGGACGGCGTCCTGGTGCCCACGCCCTTTCTGGACCTCAGCGCGCGGGTGAACAGCCACCATGACCGGGGCATGCTGGGGCTCGCGGTGGACCCCGACTTCGCTCGGAACGGCTACTTCTACCTGCTCTACACCTACGACGACGATGCCACGGACGATGACGGGCCCAAGACGTCGCGCCTGGCGCGCTACACGGCGGTCGGGGACACGGCCTCGCCCGACAGTGAATCGGTGCTGCTGGGCACCGCATGGGCCGGCTCCTGCAAGGACCTGCCTCCCGGCTCCGACTGCATCCCCGCGGACAGCGCCTCGCACTCCGTGGGCAACATCCGGTTCGCGCCGGATGGCACCCTCTTCGTGTCGCTGGGAGACGGGTCCAGCTTCGACGCCGTGGACGACGACGCGCTGCGGGCGCAGGACCTGGACTCGCTGGCGGGCAAGCTCCTGCGCGTCTCACGCACCGGCGAGGGCCTGGCGTCGAATCCGTTCTGGAATGGGAATGGCCAGGCCAACCGCTCGAAGGTGTGGGCGCTGGGGCTGCGCAACCCGTACCGCTTCAACCTGCGGCCGGGCACCGCGACGCCCTACGTGGGGGATGTCGGCTGGAACGAGCATGAGGAGATCAACGTCGCGACCCCGGGCGCGAACTTCGGCTGGCCCTGCTACGAGGGCCCCGGGCGCCAGCGCGGCTACGAACCCAAGGCCACGTGCCAGGCGCTGTATGCGAAGGGACCGGGCGCGGTGCGGCCGCCGCTGTACTCCTGGACGCATGCCGAGGGCCAGACGGTCACGGGCGGTGCCTTCATCCAGGACCCGGCGTTCCCGGAGCAGTGGCGGGGCGCCTACTTCTTCGCGGACTACGTCCAGCAATGGGTCCGGGTCCTGCGGGTGGATGCGAATGAGCAGCTCGTGCCGGGCAGCGTGGCGACCTTCGCCACCGAGGCGGGCGGCGTCGTCGACCTGAGCAGCGGGCCGGGCTCCCAGCTCTACTTCGTGGACATCCTCGCGGGGGAGCTGCGCCGCATCCGCTACCCGGGCACCAACACGCCGCCGGTCGCGGTGGCCTCGGCGACGCCGCGCGAAGGCGGGCCGCCCCTGCGGGTGTTCTTCTCCAGCGCCGGCTCCCACGACACGGACGGAGACGCGCTCCAGTACGTGTGGGACTTCGGTGACGGCGAGTCCGTGTCGGGCGTGGCGAACCCGGAGCACCTGTACGAGCTGGCCGGCCTCCACGTGGCCCGGTTGACCGTCAGCGACGGACATGGCGGCAGCAGCACGGCCTCCGTGAGCATCTCCGTGGGGAACCTGGCGCCGGTGGTGTCCATCCACGCGCCGCCGGAGACGTACCGCTTCAAGGTGGGGGACGTGGTGTCGTTCGCGGGCTCGGCGAGCGACGCGGAGGACGGCGCCATCCCCGCGGACCGGATGGCGTGGACCCTCACGCTGGTGCACTGCACGCCGGGCGCGTGCCACTCCCATCCCTACGACGAGGGCCAGGGCCCCAGCGGATCCTTCACCATCCCGGACCATGGCGACGACGTGCGCTTCGCGCTGACGCTGACCGCGACGGACTCCGCGGGGCTGACGGGCAGCCGGAGCGTGACGCTGTTGCCCCTGAAGGTGCAGGTGACGCTGGAGACGTCGCCTCCCGGGCTGGAGGTGGTGTTCGACGGGACGGCCAGCCCATCACCGCTGGTGCGCTCCGTGATCGCGGGCTCCTCGCACGCGCTCTTCGCGCCATCGCCCCAGGGCACCTACGGCTTCGCCGGCTGGTCCGACGGCGGGGCCGCGGAGCACACCCTCCACGTGGGAACGGAGGACGTGGGCGTCACGGCCTTCTTCGAACCGGTCGCACCCGTGGAGTGTCCGGCGGGGCAGTACCGGGCGGAGTACTTCACCAACCGGGAGCTGGCGGGCGTCCCGGTGCGGGTGCGCTGCGAGGGGGCTCCGCTGACGAAGTACTGGGGGACGGGCAGCCCCCTGCCTGGCGTGGGCCCGGATGACTTCTCCGTGCGCTGGACGGGGCGGTTCTACTTCGCGACGGGCCTCTACTTCTTCATGGCCCAGGCGGATGACGGCATCCGGGTCTTCGTGGATGGCAGCCGCATCATCAACGGCTGGAGGGACCAGTCCTCCACCAGCTACATCCAGGCGCGCTGGATGCGCGCCGGTGAGCACTCTGTCGTCGTCGAGTACTACGAGCACGACGGTGACGCCGTGGCCGGGCTCCGGTGGTTCCGCTAG
- a CDS encoding DUF1361 domain-containing protein encodes MSPSPCPRASIPSRHGLLPAILCSILAVDLLALRLDWSERASFAFLSWNLFLAWAPYTLALVARGLMVRGLGRPWLLAPLAFGWLALFPNAPYLATDFIHLRQRPVVPLWFDAALLALFAATGWLLGLLSLDIWKRWLEERWGRTAAWAFVAITSGLCGYGIYLGRVERWNSWDVLSEPGRLLRAMASHVRDPLAHPALPSLTLLFALLLPLSYAGYEALVARLCRQRAPLER; translated from the coding sequence ATGTCCCCATCGCCCTGCCCCCGCGCCTCCATCCCAAGCCGCCACGGTCTGCTGCCCGCGATCCTCTGCAGCATCCTCGCGGTGGACCTGCTGGCCCTGAGGCTCGACTGGAGCGAGCGCGCGAGCTTCGCCTTCCTGTCGTGGAACCTGTTCCTGGCCTGGGCGCCGTACACCCTGGCCCTCGTCGCACGCGGGCTGATGGTGCGAGGCCTGGGCCGCCCATGGCTATTGGCCCCGCTGGCGTTTGGATGGCTCGCGCTGTTTCCCAACGCGCCCTACCTGGCCACCGACTTCATCCACCTGCGTCAGCGGCCCGTGGTCCCGCTCTGGTTCGACGCCGCGCTGCTGGCCCTCTTCGCCGCCACCGGGTGGCTGCTGGGCCTGCTGTCATTGGACATCTGGAAGCGGTGGCTGGAAGAGCGCTGGGGCCGCACGGCGGCGTGGGCCTTCGTCGCCATCACGTCCGGCCTGTGTGGCTATGGCATCTACCTGGGCCGCGTGGAGCGCTGGAACAGCTGGGACGTGCTCTCGGAGCCGGGCCGCCTGCTGCGCGCCATGGCCTCACACGTGAGGGATCCGCTGGCCCACCCCGCCCTGCCCTCGCTCACCCTGCTCTTCGCCCTGCTCCTGCCACTGTCCTACGCGGGCTATGAGGCGCTCGTCGCCCGCCTGTGCCGCCAGCGCGCCCCCCTGGAGCGCTGA
- a CDS encoding ankyrin repeat domain-containing protein: MPRAKKPDTAALMTKADALLDEMPPQLDQAIALLREIVEADSRHLLALHSLNWALDPTRRMEPHRWEREVKAEHWRVRDRVLELTQGTKPSGTLSTEQKARALALSQWAEDLVRRKPTDAQLQQAEAALVEAEALRDIADHARARRGLEAWHALRRDAPEQGYRKLLARVEAAPDPRARDDGGHEDPFAFQGLEGAFSDEGFHTWLRKQRPPAHKSKALDDALLQAAGLDAAPFFGPGFEGEWRTGRVLALLALGARLEARDKNKRGVLHLAAMVDDASLVKELLRLGAPADATDSAKATPLHAAAEHGSTACIALLAKGGVPVDALDDAGRTALFNAQRADVARALIDAGANPNAGKGWTPLHQHARFKERGPVIEVLLQAGADVARKNAAGQTPAKEALEHNHPHLARLMGASAPAGKKGALEVQPMLDALTREREALLEAWYYEDKDVDAVEQVLNRLTLEGATSWDALAAAVQGMPPWTAMALVDLAREVLPTEAKTPSLSQLPRFVRGDLVVKGDVHVDGPLLVTGNLIVEGVLSNAGPEGMLVVGGSLRARRVDSDGELIVGQDLEAQVVRGHGNDATLRVGGVLKAEAVIAEDHDVRAQMKATHRSARTD; encoded by the coding sequence ATGCCACGAGCCAAGAAGCCCGACACCGCCGCGCTGATGACGAAGGCGGATGCGTTGCTGGATGAGATGCCGCCCCAGTTGGATCAGGCCATCGCGCTCCTGCGCGAAATCGTGGAGGCGGATTCAAGGCACCTGCTGGCGCTGCACTCGCTCAACTGGGCCCTGGACCCGACGCGGCGCATGGAGCCCCACCGCTGGGAGCGCGAGGTGAAGGCCGAGCACTGGCGGGTTCGCGACCGCGTCCTCGAACTGACCCAGGGGACGAAACCCAGCGGAACGCTGTCGACCGAGCAGAAGGCGCGCGCGCTGGCGCTGAGCCAGTGGGCCGAGGACCTGGTGCGGCGCAAGCCGACGGACGCGCAGCTCCAGCAGGCGGAGGCCGCGCTGGTGGAGGCCGAAGCCCTGCGCGACATCGCGGACCACGCCCGCGCACGCCGGGGGCTGGAAGCGTGGCACGCGCTGCGGCGGGACGCTCCGGAGCAGGGTTACCGGAAGCTGCTCGCCCGGGTGGAGGCGGCTCCCGACCCGCGCGCCCGCGACGACGGGGGCCACGAGGATCCGTTCGCCTTCCAGGGCCTGGAGGGCGCCTTCTCCGACGAAGGCTTCCACACGTGGCTGCGGAAGCAGCGCCCCCCGGCGCACAAGTCCAAGGCCCTGGACGACGCACTCCTGCAGGCGGCGGGGCTCGACGCGGCGCCCTTCTTCGGCCCTGGCTTCGAAGGGGAGTGGCGCACGGGCCGGGTGCTGGCCCTGCTGGCGTTGGGGGCCAGGCTGGAGGCCCGGGACAAGAACAAGCGCGGGGTCCTCCACCTGGCCGCGATGGTGGACGACGCGTCGCTGGTGAAGGAGCTGCTGCGGCTGGGCGCTCCCGCGGACGCGACCGATTCAGCGAAGGCCACGCCCCTGCACGCGGCGGCCGAGCACGGAAGCACGGCCTGCATCGCCCTGCTGGCGAAGGGCGGCGTTCCCGTGGACGCGCTCGACGACGCGGGGCGCACGGCGCTCTTCAACGCGCAGCGGGCGGACGTGGCACGAGCGCTCATCGACGCGGGCGCCAACCCCAACGCGGGCAAGGGCTGGACGCCGCTACACCAGCACGCGCGCTTCAAGGAGCGGGGGCCCGTCATCGAGGTCCTGCTCCAGGCCGGAGCGGATGTGGCGCGCAAGAACGCGGCAGGACAGACGCCCGCGAAGGAGGCGCTGGAGCACAACCATCCGCACCTCGCCCGGCTCATGGGGGCCAGCGCTCCCGCTGGGAAGAAGGGCGCGCTGGAGGTGCAGCCGATGCTGGACGCGCTGACCCGCGAGCGGGAGGCATTGCTCGAGGCCTGGTACTACGAGGACAAGGACGTGGACGCCGTTGAGCAGGTCCTGAACCGGCTCACGCTGGAAGGCGCCACGTCGTGGGACGCGCTCGCGGCCGCGGTGCAGGGCATGCCTCCCTGGACGGCCATGGCCCTGGTGGATCTCGCCCGGGAGGTGCTCCCGACCGAAGCGAAGACGCCATCCCTCTCCCAGCTTCCACGCTTCGTGCGCGGAGACCTGGTGGTGAAGGGCGACGTGCACGTGGACGGGCCCCTGCTGGTGACGGGGAACCTCATCGTGGAGGGCGTGCTGAGCAACGCAGGGCCTGAAGGCATGCTCGTGGTGGGCGGCTCGCTGCGCGCCCGCCGCGTGGACTCGGATGGAGAGCTGATCGTGGGCCAGGACCTGGAGGCACAGGTCGTCCGGGGGCACGGCAACGACGCGACGCTTCGGGTCGGCGGCGTGCTGAAGGCCGAGGCCGTCATCGCGGAGGACCACGACGTGCGGGCCCAGATGAAGGCAACGCACCGCTCCGCCAGGACAGACTGA
- a CDS encoding InlB B-repeat-containing protein gives MRRDRLIASLPLPQVRPALGALLFAASLCTMTAEAAPLRVMPMGLGSGSVTGTGINCDNGVGSDCDETYSASASVTLTATPSAGSSFEGWNVDLDEDPASTPDCTGTGPSCTLSMGVARSVKPVFRLAAGTLNPIPVANPSAITSEELEAYLNNPANAATNTVARFVSVLPEEYRASPILMARSESLQTGTAAHPRLLLSSKDARSVFSIGPAPHASYPGSHPDVIEYMQWDEATKNFRFHEIILTAIPQMGSIPPRSRHIEKDDGKCAACHSTRNVLNRTGIPGTDGLPVGVIKTKNKPNWDPYDSWGGMLPFNRDRLYQGSVDIAAFRKLFNPWTWRTQPEVRRLIEQLRLQPPARVPVGSPHRITRYRGGPNDGTPRFSFDPPAPVTTEPAPTGSAPTIATAYEFNAQPGTGALTSVTRGGPSVTLFHDSPISGDEGRGVQLFDLLGGLDGTLNQRRIADELASHRWATGGVYVDPRPVALAITKGCLTINASLDTVQSSPSGLAVDLPFFTSRNGMGINALRADTLARTQSIPRRKADIEKLNLSRAGDPYVKSGTTVNGLIPQYGAATSASTDVSLPRLRQEVFRRPIDTPAPDSTVMNGILVDREQYSPNTNLVTLYRYFLEPLGVSVDKWSLGVRGRSRAYGFADVFGRYTDVLRTELEANLTADPIPGLAAPYSCASLIPAVNATLASLPAASADPTYTDVQRIFNKACIECHGGLDYPPYKNFGTYLNLAEDQSAPGVNPLTAPYAIAAPMATSLTGPLFDRITRTSEDCPNGMMPCGGPPLSKTDVETIKRWITGGNPSTWGDPHLTTMDGVRYDFQGAGEYVLLRDPGLELQARHTPVQTEQPVGPDPHTGLTSCASITTAVAARVGPHRVSYQMNAEKPELLELRVDGKPVTLDKELLLPAGGRITPTGTNGGIRIESAGGTRITVTSDWWAHYRLWYMNIDVRQARATEGLLGPIAPGNWLPVLPDGSQLGARPVDLEDRYVGLYEKFGESWRVTKDTSLFDYVSGSSTEAYTLREWPGYKADACRIEKAPPGIPVVEPLKAISLEEAEALCKGVSKQRLRDCAQDVAATGDPVFARTFLTTEKLGRNLAPETLELVSPRENAVTSSAVTFEWKDAYDKDGDAVVYRHCVWDVNTRFTYAACTKGVPEQSRTVKLEGGRDYFWKVLAEDGRGGTTESRTWRVTVK, from the coding sequence ATGAGACGCGACCGACTCATTGCTTCGCTCCCCCTTCCCCAGGTCCGCCCCGCCCTGGGCGCGCTGCTGTTCGCGGCGTCGCTGTGCACGATGACGGCCGAGGCCGCGCCCCTGCGGGTCATGCCCATGGGGCTTGGCTCCGGCTCCGTCACGGGGACCGGCATCAACTGCGACAACGGCGTCGGCAGCGATTGCGACGAGACCTATAGCGCCAGCGCGTCCGTCACCCTCACCGCCACGCCGTCAGCGGGGTCCTCCTTCGAGGGCTGGAACGTGGACCTGGACGAGGACCCGGCGTCCACGCCGGACTGCACGGGGACGGGGCCCAGCTGCACGCTGTCCATGGGCGTGGCGCGGTCCGTGAAGCCTGTCTTCCGGCTCGCGGCGGGCACCCTCAATCCCATCCCCGTCGCCAATCCGAGCGCCATCACGTCCGAGGAGCTCGAGGCGTATCTCAACAATCCCGCCAACGCGGCCACGAACACCGTGGCCCGCTTCGTCAGCGTCCTGCCGGAGGAGTACCGGGCCAGCCCCATCCTGATGGCGCGTTCGGAGAGCCTCCAGACGGGCACGGCGGCCCACCCGCGCCTGCTGCTCTCCAGCAAGGACGCCCGGTCCGTCTTCTCCATCGGGCCCGCGCCGCATGCGTCCTATCCAGGCTCGCATCCGGACGTCATCGAATACATGCAGTGGGACGAGGCGACGAAGAACTTCCGCTTCCACGAAATCATCCTCACGGCCATCCCCCAGATGGGCTCCATCCCGCCGCGCTCGCGGCACATCGAGAAGGATGATGGGAAGTGCGCGGCCTGCCACTCGACGCGCAACGTGTTGAACCGCACGGGCATCCCTGGCACGGATGGCTTGCCGGTGGGGGTCATCAAGACGAAGAACAAGCCCAACTGGGACCCCTACGACAGCTGGGGCGGGATGCTCCCCTTCAACCGGGATCGCCTCTACCAGGGCTCGGTGGACATCGCCGCGTTCCGAAAGCTCTTCAACCCCTGGACGTGGCGGACGCAGCCGGAGGTGCGCCGGCTCATCGAGCAGCTCCGGCTGCAACCGCCCGCACGGGTTCCGGTGGGCAGCCCCCACCGCATCACGCGCTACCGGGGCGGACCCAACGACGGGACGCCTCGCTTCAGCTTCGACCCGCCGGCCCCGGTGACGACCGAGCCCGCTCCCACGGGGAGCGCCCCCACCATCGCGACAGCCTATGAATTCAACGCGCAGCCGGGCACGGGCGCGCTCACGTCCGTCACGCGGGGCGGCCCGTCCGTCACGCTGTTCCATGACTCGCCCATCTCCGGGGACGAGGGGCGTGGCGTCCAGCTGTTCGACCTGCTGGGCGGTCTGGACGGCACCCTCAACCAGCGGCGCATCGCGGACGAGCTCGCCAGCCACCGCTGGGCGACCGGCGGCGTGTACGTGGACCCGCGCCCGGTGGCCCTGGCCATCACCAAGGGCTGCCTCACCATCAACGCCTCGCTGGACACGGTGCAGAGCAGCCCCTCGGGGCTGGCGGTGGACCTGCCCTTCTTCACGTCGCGCAACGGCATGGGCATCAACGCCCTGCGCGCCGACACCCTGGCGCGCACCCAGAGCATCCCGCGCCGCAAGGCGGACATCGAGAAGCTCAACCTGAGCCGCGCGGGCGACCCGTACGTGAAGAGCGGGACGACGGTGAACGGCCTCATTCCGCAGTACGGCGCCGCGACCAGCGCATCGACGGACGTGTCGTTGCCCCGGCTGCGTCAGGAGGTGTTCCGCCGGCCCATTGACACCCCGGCCCCGGACTCGACGGTGATGAACGGCATCCTCGTGGACCGGGAGCAGTACAGCCCCAACACGAACCTGGTGACGCTGTACCGCTACTTCCTGGAGCCGCTCGGCGTGTCGGTGGACAAGTGGTCGCTGGGCGTGCGCGGACGCTCGCGCGCCTATGGCTTCGCCGACGTGTTCGGCAGGTACACCGACGTCCTGCGCACGGAGCTGGAGGCGAACCTGACCGCGGACCCCATTCCCGGCCTGGCGGCGCCCTACTCCTGCGCCAGCCTGATTCCGGCGGTGAACGCGACGCTGGCCTCGCTGCCGGCCGCGAGCGCCGACCCGACGTACACGGACGTGCAGCGCATCTTCAACAAGGCCTGCATCGAGTGCCACGGCGGGCTGGACTATCCGCCGTACAAGAACTTCGGCACCTACCTGAACCTGGCCGAGGACCAGAGCGCCCCCGGCGTGAATCCGCTCACGGCGCCGTACGCCATCGCGGCGCCCATGGCCACCAGCCTGACGGGACCGCTGTTCGACCGCATCACCCGGACGTCGGAGGACTGCCCCAACGGGATGATGCCGTGTGGCGGTCCGCCGCTGAGCAAGACGGACGTCGAGACCATCAAGCGGTGGATCACCGGCGGCAATCCCTCCACCTGGGGAGACCCGCACCTGACGACGATGGACGGCGTGCGCTACGACTTCCAGGGGGCCGGTGAGTACGTGCTCCTGCGCGACCCGGGGCTGGAGCTCCAGGCGCGTCACACGCCCGTGCAGACCGAGCAGCCCGTGGGGCCGGATCCGCACACCGGCCTGACGTCCTGCGCGAGCATCACGACGGCGGTGGCGGCGCGCGTCGGCCCGCATCGCGTCAGCTACCAGATGAACGCGGAGAAGCCGGAGCTGCTGGAGCTGCGCGTCGACGGCAAGCCGGTGACGCTGGACAAGGAGCTGCTGCTCCCCGCCGGAGGACGCATCACGCCCACGGGGACGAACGGCGGCATCCGGATTGAATCCGCGGGAGGCACGCGCATCACCGTCACCTCGGATTGGTGGGCGCACTACCGCCTCTGGTACATGAACATCGACGTGCGGCAGGCGCGCGCCACGGAGGGCCTGCTGGGCCCCATCGCCCCGGGGAACTGGCTGCCCGTGCTGCCGGATGGCTCCCAACTGGGGGCGCGTCCCGTGGACCTGGAGGACCGCTACGTCGGCCTGTACGAGAAGTTCGGCGAGTCCTGGCGGGTGACGAAGGACACGTCCCTCTTCGACTACGTCTCCGGTTCCTCCACGGAGGCATACACGCTGCGCGAATGGCCCGGGTACAAGGCGGATGCCTGCCGCATCGAGAAGGCTCCGCCCGGCATCCCGGTGGTGGAGCCGCTGAAGGCCATATCCCTGGAGGAGGCGGAGGCGCTGTGCAAGGGCGTGTCGAAGCAGCGCCTGCGCGACTGCGCCCAGGACGTGGCCGCGACCGGCGATCCGGTCTTCGCCAGGACGTTCCTCACGACGGAGAAGCTGGGCCGCAACCTCGCGCCAGAGACGCTGGAGCTGGTGTCGCCGAGGGAGAACGCCGTCACCTCGTCGGCGGTGACCTTCGAGTGGAAGGACGCGTACGACAAGGACGGGGACGCCGTCGTCTACCGGCACTGCGTCTGGGACGTGAACACCCGCTTCACCTACGCGGCCTGCACGAAGGGCGTGCCCGAGCAATCCAGGACGGTGAAGCTGGAGGGCGGCAGGGACTACTTCTGGAAGGTCCTCGCCGAGGACGGCCGGGGTGGCACCACGGAGAGCCGCACCTGGCGCGTGACGGTGAAGTAG